A single genomic interval of Brevibacillus brevis harbors:
- a CDS encoding sigma-70 family RNA polymerase sigma factor — translation MTDQLHQMDELFFAGKVDDFLQKAKENCEAKLTGMTFAGMTHDDVVQEVLLKVYRTMKDYDQEKARVTTFVDHVITNKIRDCLRKAGTQKNLTNSNAVLVSGGDENEEETMISRIASPSEEFRYEEVEMMIDIMEYMKLSTRDKLILQMRSEGYYHEEIGQRFNISKERVCQIIKAILKQYGEL, via the coding sequence ATGACAGATCAACTTCACCAAATGGACGAGTTATTTTTTGCAGGGAAAGTCGATGATTTTTTGCAGAAGGCAAAAGAAAACTGTGAAGCCAAGCTGACCGGAATGACGTTTGCTGGAATGACCCATGATGATGTCGTTCAGGAGGTTCTCTTAAAGGTGTATCGCACGATGAAGGATTACGACCAGGAAAAAGCCAGAGTGACTACCTTTGTCGATCATGTGATTACGAATAAAATTCGCGACTGCTTGCGGAAAGCAGGCACGCAAAAAAACCTGACAAACAGTAATGCAGTTCTTGTCTCTGGTGGAGATGAGAATGAAGAGGAAACGATGATCAGTCGTATTGCTTCTCCGAGCGAGGAGTTTCGCTATGAGGAAGTAGAGATGATGATCGACATCATGGAGTATATGAAGCTGTCCACGCGAGACAAGCTGATTCTCCAGATGAGAAGTGAAGGCTATTACCATGAGGAAATTGGCCAAAGATTCAATATCAGCAAGGAAAGAGTGTGTCAAATCATCAAGGCGATTTTGAAGCAGTACGGTGAGCTGTAG
- a CDS encoding dTMP kinase codes for MRQPTIVAFEGIDANAKEAQAALLEENLRCLGYKVKRVSFPRLDTPIGAVIGMWLRCEIELDEKAVGKLFEADFLDYQREMARLSKENVDFIIIDHYELSNYYYFYIKDTPLSWYSTMSDLTKRPDATFFLRTEVDANNAMLLKVQEAYLSLAQASRRSVLTLDTAIGVERMQKNILQAVHQLHLKRRVTC; via the coding sequence ATGAGACAGCCCACGATTGTTGCTTTCGAAGGAATTGACGCCAATGCGAAGGAAGCCCAAGCGGCGTTACTAGAAGAAAATTTGAGATGCCTCGGATATAAAGTGAAAAGAGTATCGTTTCCGCGTTTAGATACCCCAATTGGAGCGGTCATTGGCATGTGGCTTCGCTGCGAAATTGAGCTGGATGAGAAAGCGGTAGGGAAGCTTTTTGAAGCCGATTTTCTGGACTATCAGCGAGAAATGGCGAGGCTTTCGAAGGAGAACGTTGATTTTATCATCATTGATCATTACGAACTGTCCAATTATTACTACTTCTATATAAAGGATACTCCTCTTTCCTGGTATTCCACGATGAGTGATTTGACGAAGCGACCCGACGCAACCTTTTTTCTGCGAACCGAAGTAGATGCGAATAATGCCATGCTGCTCAAGGTGCAGGAAGCCTATCTGTCCCTTGCCCAAGCTTCGCGACGATCGGTCCTTACATTGGATACGGCAATCGGGGTGGAGAGAATGCAGAAAAACATTCTGCAAGCAGTCCATCAGCTACATCTGAAAAGGCGAGTTACGTGCTAA
- a CDS encoding lytic transglycosylase domain-containing protein, whose amino-acid sequence MLTKLIGIVAAVFIPANAVLPAVEKGLSEIHPVLKLARDTDRQVHRKKELANVITQVAPRLDKATVELYTETIFGLSKQYEIDPVLIMAMIWQESRFQHDAISGKGARGLLQIMPRTGSWLGVHPDDLFDPVINLQAGIKYLDLLQKKYGDLRLSIIAYNQGEGNVDRNRYHDGYYTKVMTHYKKMNGLLSKS is encoded by the coding sequence GTGCTAACAAAACTAATCGGCATTGTTGCCGCAGTGTTCATTCCCGCTAATGCTGTACTGCCAGCCGTAGAAAAGGGGCTGTCGGAAATTCATCCTGTGCTGAAACTGGCCAGGGACACAGATAGGCAGGTGCATAGAAAAAAGGAGCTTGCAAACGTAATCACACAGGTTGCGCCGAGACTGGATAAAGCCACAGTCGAGCTTTATACAGAAACGATTTTTGGATTATCCAAGCAATACGAAATAGATCCGGTTTTGATCATGGCGATGATCTGGCAGGAAAGCCGTTTTCAGCATGACGCGATCTCTGGCAAGGGCGCAAGAGGATTATTACAAATCATGCCACGCACAGGAAGCTGGCTGGGAGTTCATCCTGATGACCTGTTTGATCCAGTGATCAACCTGCAAGCGGGTATCAAGTATTTGGATCTCTTGCAAAAGAAATATGGAGACCTTCGTTTAAGTATCATCGCCTATAACCAGGGCGAGGGAAATGTCGACCGAAATCGTTATCACGATGGCTACTATACAAAAGTCATGACCCATTACAAAAAAATGAACGGCTTATTAAGCAAATCATAA
- a CDS encoding sigma-70 family RNA polymerase sigma factor, whose protein sequence is MSEHALFVKQRVGKNQAQYSLYNMENIRRCKEDSEYLGEVILANEDLIWHSVHKYIGKPETLVRQYCLEKADILQLGRMGIIKAIKAFDITRGVKFSSFAVITIVREINCFLRDSGNIVRPTRTATTILQHISKIEADLGYLPTIEELSALLGENEEQIKKALDVGRPVKYLQEPYLKASASSHEAATAMDVLKDEGRDVEEYVLDKLYVTALLAQLQNQISSKEWQVLQLRMAGYNQTQTADFLNVSQMCVSRTMKKIQNISKNKLS, encoded by the coding sequence ATGAGTGAGCATGCGCTGTTCGTAAAACAGAGAGTGGGCAAGAATCAAGCACAATATTCCTTGTATAACATGGAGAATATTCGCCGCTGCAAGGAAGACAGTGAGTATCTTGGTGAAGTGATACTCGCAAATGAAGATCTCATTTGGCATTCTGTGCACAAATATATTGGAAAGCCAGAGACATTAGTGAGGCAATATTGCTTGGAAAAAGCGGATATCTTGCAATTGGGGAGAATGGGAATCATCAAGGCTATCAAAGCTTTTGATATAACAAGAGGCGTGAAGTTTTCGTCCTTTGCAGTCATAACGATTGTGAGGGAGATCAACTGCTTTTTGCGAGATAGCGGAAATATTGTACGGCCGACTAGAACGGCAACAACGATTCTCCAACACATCAGTAAAATAGAGGCAGACCTGGGCTATCTCCCTACCATAGAAGAATTGTCTGCACTGTTGGGTGAAAATGAGGAACAGATCAAAAAAGCGCTGGATGTCGGGAGACCTGTGAAGTATTTACAGGAGCCATACTTGAAGGCATCTGCTTCGAGCCATGAAGCTGCCACCGCTATGGACGTCTTGAAGGACGAAGGACGAGACGTGGAAGAGTACGTGCTGGACAAACTGTATGTTACTGCTTTGCTTGCGCAACTGCAAAATCAAATCTCATCAAAAGAGTGGCAAGTCCTGCAACTAAGGATGGCAGGATACAATCAGACGCAAACAGCAGATTTTTTAAATGTATCCCAAATGTGTGTATCAAGAACTATGAAAAAAATACAGAATATTTCGAAAAATAAACTTTCCTAA
- a CDS encoding aldo/keto reductase → MKYYRLGGSGLKVSALGLGTNSFGGRADEQTSVNIIHTAIENGITFIDTANIYTQTESERIIGLALEGKRHEVVLATKAGLVKGEGPNQRGSSRYHLMLELENSLKRLRTDYVDLYQIHTFDPETPLEETLRALDDMVRSGKVRYIGASNYAAWELMKAIGISQREGLNRYVSTQVSYSLADRMPERELVPLCLDQGVGIIPYFPLAGGILTGKYTSAEQAPAGSRADKEPRFVRLLSEDKLEFGRKISQVAAEIGVSPSVLSLAWLMHKPAVSSVIVGATSVGQLTDNLQSAALTLDEATLAELDRLSDIYRNGEPFAEYRLP, encoded by the coding sequence ATGAAATACTACCGACTCGGTGGCAGTGGATTGAAGGTATCAGCATTGGGATTAGGCACGAACTCATTCGGAGGGCGTGCGGATGAGCAAACGTCTGTAAACATCATTCATACCGCAATCGAAAACGGGATTACCTTTATTGATACGGCAAATATTTACACGCAAACAGAATCGGAGCGAATCATCGGGCTGGCATTGGAAGGGAAGCGGCACGAGGTCGTTTTGGCGACGAAGGCTGGTTTGGTAAAAGGCGAAGGACCGAATCAGAGAGGCTCATCGCGTTATCACCTGATGCTGGAGCTGGAGAACAGCTTGAAGCGCTTGCGCACCGATTATGTGGACTTATATCAAATTCATACGTTTGATCCAGAGACGCCTTTGGAGGAAACACTCCGCGCACTAGATGACATGGTTCGGTCCGGGAAGGTGCGTTACATCGGGGCTTCCAACTATGCGGCCTGGGAATTGATGAAGGCAATCGGTATTAGTCAGCGGGAAGGGCTGAATCGTTACGTATCAACGCAGGTCAGCTACTCGCTTGCAGATCGGATGCCCGAGCGTGAACTCGTACCGCTTTGTCTTGACCAGGGGGTGGGGATCATTCCGTACTTCCCGCTCGCTGGCGGAATTTTAACAGGAAAATATACCTCCGCAGAACAGGCTCCGGCTGGTTCGCGTGCGGACAAGGAGCCGCGTTTCGTCCGGTTGCTGAGCGAAGACAAGCTGGAGTTTGGTCGCAAAATCAGTCAGGTAGCGGCGGAGATAGGCGTATCCCCCAGTGTGCTGTCCCTGGCTTGGCTCATGCACAAGCCGGCTGTCTCTTCGGTGATCGTGGGCGCGACCAGTGTAGGGCAGCTTACGGATAATTTGCAAAGTGCAGCTTTGACGTTGGATGAAGCGACATTGGCAGAGCTGGATCGATTGAGTGACATATACCGAAACGGGGAACCGTTTGCCGAATATCGTTTGCCGTAA
- a CDS encoding IMP dehydrogenase: MAFYYTEPSRTFNEFLLLPNLTTKECTPNNVDLSTPITKYKKGEKPAISLNIPFSSAVMQAVSDHHMAVALARCGGISFIFGSQSIESQATMVRKAKGYKAGFVVSRSNLTPSHTLKDILELKEATGHSTVAITEDGTAKGKLLGIVTGRDYRISRDSQDKLVSDIMTPFSKLIYGKSGISLSEANDLIWEHKLNCLPIVDENQNLDFLVFRKDYDSRKNNPLSLLDANKSYIVGAGINTKDYKERVPALVEAGVDILVIDSSDGFSEWQRETVQYVKENFNVPIGAGNVVDKEGFRYLVESGADFIKVGIGGGSICITREQKGIGRGQASSLIEVAAARDEYFKETGIYVPLCSDGGIVHDYHVTLALAMGADFVMLGRYFARFDESPTKKVKIGNNFVKEYWGEGSNRARNWQRYDTGGKSSLVFEEGVDSYVPYAGSLRENMDRTLSKIKSTMCNCGSLSISELQQKARITVISATSLVEGGAHDVILKESSMAAE; the protein is encoded by the coding sequence GTGGCTTTTTATTACACAGAACCATCTCGAACGTTTAATGAGTTTTTGTTGTTGCCAAATCTCACCACAAAAGAATGCACTCCGAACAATGTGGACTTATCCACTCCGATTACCAAGTATAAAAAAGGTGAAAAGCCTGCCATCTCACTAAACATACCGTTCTCATCCGCAGTCATGCAAGCAGTTTCCGACCATCATATGGCGGTCGCATTGGCTAGATGTGGCGGTATTTCGTTTATTTTTGGCTCCCAGTCCATCGAGAGCCAGGCAACCATGGTTCGCAAAGCAAAGGGCTACAAGGCTGGTTTCGTCGTGAGCCGTTCCAACCTGACACCAAGCCATACGCTGAAAGACATTTTGGAATTGAAAGAGGCGACAGGCCACTCCACCGTTGCCATTACGGAAGATGGTACGGCAAAAGGCAAGCTGCTCGGAATCGTAACAGGTCGCGATTATCGCATCAGCCGTGACTCTCAGGACAAACTCGTCAGCGATATCATGACGCCATTCTCAAAGCTGATCTATGGCAAATCTGGCATCTCGCTCTCCGAAGCCAATGACCTGATCTGGGAGCACAAGCTCAACTGCTTGCCAATCGTGGACGAAAATCAAAATCTCGACTTCCTCGTTTTCCGCAAGGACTACGATTCCCGCAAAAACAATCCGCTGTCCCTTTTGGATGCGAACAAGAGCTATATCGTTGGTGCCGGTATCAATACAAAAGACTACAAGGAGCGCGTCCCTGCGTTGGTGGAAGCAGGCGTTGATATTTTGGTCATCGACTCCTCCGACGGCTTCAGCGAATGGCAACGCGAGACGGTTCAATATGTAAAAGAAAACTTCAATGTTCCGATCGGTGCAGGTAACGTCGTCGATAAGGAAGGCTTCCGCTACCTCGTGGAATCAGGCGCAGATTTCATAAAAGTAGGGATTGGCGGCGGCTCCATCTGCATTACCCGCGAACAAAAAGGAATCGGACGCGGCCAAGCCTCTTCCCTCATTGAAGTGGCAGCAGCTCGCGACGAGTACTTCAAGGAAACAGGCATTTACGTTCCGCTCTGCTCCGACGGCGGAATCGTACATGACTACCACGTGACACTGGCTTTGGCTATGGGTGCAGACTTTGTCATGCTGGGCCGTTACTTCGCTCGCTTCGACGAAAGCCCGACCAAAAAAGTGAAGATCGGCAACAACTTCGTGAAAGAATACTGGGGAGAAGGCTCCAACCGCGCTCGCAACTGGCAACGCTATGACACTGGCGGCAAAAGCAGTCTCGTCTTTGAAGAAGGCGTAGACTCCTATGTACCATATGCGGGAAGCCTGCGCGAGAACATGGATCGCACCTTGAGCAAAATCAAATCGACCATGTGCAATTGCGGGTCTCTCTCCATCTCCGAGCTTCAACAAAAAGCGCGAATCACCGTTATCTCTGCTACCAGCTTGGTAGAAGGCGGCGCACATGACGTTATCTTGAAAGAAAGCAGCATGGCTGCTGAGTAA
- a CDS encoding GNAT family N-acetyltransferase encodes MISLLKLRTGHEQRQLLEQISLEDSYILYRNMYLRTDRSVVVTDSAQKELIAIGSYLKGMPFHAFSLHVVEGEENYEVEPMLSYLKEVLDGSLPDGQKGVLALAEPLLTRVQIPNILATRTMYLMKLTDPERLLPVGESRILELSEAQIVENMAAELGMISFRAEEVAEMPHIALFSEGREPMAVAGFHVYDEAYVEIGNIGTSVYHRQKGLGTQISSDISRIGLAKSANVYLMVFADNPTAVHVYEKLGFVTVSSYAFIEFLF; translated from the coding sequence GTGATTTCTTTGCTAAAATTGCGAACAGGTCATGAACAACGCCAGCTTTTGGAACAAATTTCGTTAGAAGATTCGTACATTTTATACAGAAATATGTATTTGCGAACGGACAGGAGCGTCGTTGTAACGGACAGCGCCCAAAAAGAATTAATTGCCATCGGGTCTTACTTAAAAGGGATGCCTTTTCACGCGTTTTCTCTTCATGTGGTAGAGGGGGAGGAAAATTACGAAGTGGAGCCGATGCTCTCCTATCTAAAAGAAGTGCTAGATGGCAGCCTGCCAGATGGACAAAAGGGCGTGCTTGCATTAGCAGAGCCTCTCCTTACGCGCGTACAGATTCCGAATATACTCGCCACACGTACCATGTATTTGATGAAACTAACCGATCCTGAGCGTCTTTTACCGGTGGGAGAATCACGAATACTGGAGTTATCCGAAGCACAAATCGTGGAGAATATGGCGGCAGAGCTTGGCATGATTAGTTTTCGAGCAGAGGAAGTAGCAGAAATGCCACACATTGCACTCTTTTCGGAAGGAAGAGAACCGATGGCTGTAGCAGGCTTTCATGTCTATGACGAAGCCTACGTAGAAATCGGGAACATTGGAACATCTGTTTATCATCGGCAAAAAGGGTTGGGTACGCAAATCAGCTCAGATATTTCCCGGATAGGCTTGGCGAAGTCTGCGAATGTTTATTTGATGGTTTTTGCCGATAATCCTACGGCGGTACACGTGTATGAGAAGCTCGGTTTTGTCACGGTATCTTCTTACGCTTTTATTGAATTTCTCTTTTAA
- a CDS encoding sensor histidine kinase, whose protein sequence is MSKFRLKNLPISRQILILFMILTSVLGVGLGIGYPMAVKQYLVSNTYSLLEEEFYTLSQHISFNEHNELLPVPAAAPYFLQLLLQRYEYSFDMIVYAENGQELGRRSNSNGRIPYEDSKELFLKAATYPSNKLQHGSLDRGAESYLFVSKKMDYHGFPYYMVLFSKEQELNQINSILTRQFLLVFGLLLLVSWLLAVWFSGYLSRPLRTLEELCKKIARRQFDIPLAMDRGDEIGQLARSFDMMKNQLKEYDESQQHFVQNISHELKTPIMAIQGYTQGLIEGVFQGPQAEKGLSIIMEESKRLEKVVGQLLYITKIESVSQMMQVDRVDLSEMMHLLKQRLSVLNPQIEWELNLAADLIVEGDGEQLSTAFVNIMENQLRYAKSRLTITGRHAGKSVVVAISNDGPLIEEALLPNLFQRFRKGKSGKHGLGLAIARAVLEAHKGTIDARNDPDGPCFTMIVPVEFKGRLN, encoded by the coding sequence ATGAGCAAATTCCGGCTGAAAAATCTGCCGATATCAAGGCAAATCCTCATTTTGTTCATGATCCTGACAAGCGTCCTCGGGGTTGGCCTTGGCATCGGTTATCCGATGGCTGTCAAACAGTATCTGGTCTCCAACACTTACTCGCTCTTGGAAGAAGAGTTTTACACCTTATCTCAGCATATCTCCTTTAACGAGCATAATGAGCTGCTGCCTGTTCCGGCTGCGGCCCCTTACTTTTTACAGCTCTTGCTCCAACGTTATGAGTACTCATTTGATATGATCGTCTATGCTGAAAACGGTCAAGAGCTGGGGCGCCGAAGCAATAGCAATGGCCGTATTCCGTATGAGGATTCCAAGGAGCTGTTCCTAAAAGCAGCCACATACCCAAGCAACAAGCTCCAGCATGGTTCGCTGGATCGTGGAGCCGAGAGCTATTTGTTCGTCAGCAAAAAAATGGATTACCATGGCTTCCCCTACTACATGGTGCTCTTCTCCAAGGAACAGGAGCTCAACCAGATTAATTCGATCCTGACTCGTCAGTTTTTGCTCGTGTTTGGTCTGCTACTGCTCGTAAGCTGGTTGTTGGCCGTGTGGTTTAGCGGGTATTTGAGCAGACCTTTGCGTACACTTGAAGAGCTGTGCAAAAAAATCGCTCGTCGTCAATTCGATATCCCGCTTGCGATGGATCGCGGAGATGAGATCGGTCAGCTCGCCCGCTCATTCGATATGATGAAAAACCAACTGAAGGAATACGACGAGTCACAGCAACATTTTGTCCAAAATATTTCCCATGAGCTCAAAACACCGATCATGGCGATTCAAGGATACACACAAGGGCTCATCGAAGGCGTTTTCCAGGGCCCTCAGGCTGAAAAAGGGCTTTCCATCATCATGGAAGAGAGCAAGCGCCTCGAAAAGGTCGTCGGACAGCTCTTGTACATCACGAAGATCGAGTCTGTCTCTCAAATGATGCAAGTCGACCGCGTCGACCTGTCAGAGATGATGCACCTGTTGAAGCAGCGGCTATCCGTGCTCAATCCGCAAATCGAGTGGGAGTTAAATCTGGCAGCCGACTTGATCGTGGAGGGAGACGGCGAGCAATTGAGCACTGCGTTTGTCAATATCATGGAAAATCAATTGCGCTACGCCAAAAGCCGACTTACCATCACAGGTAGACACGCGGGAAAAAGCGTAGTCGTCGCGATTTCCAATGATGGGCCACTTATTGAGGAGGCGCTGCTGCCGAATTTGTTCCAGCGTTTCCGCAAAGGAAAGTCGGGCAAGCATGGGCTTGGACTCGCTATTGCACGTGCCGTCTTGGAAGCACATAAAGGGACGATTGATGCCCGCAACGATCCAGATGGACCTTGCTTTACAATGATCGTACCCGTTGAGTTCAAAGGCCGATTGAATTGA
- a CDS encoding response regulator transcription factor has translation MNTPYLVYLVDDETNLLELLQSYLQSAGLQVKAFSNGKDVLPLLDEETQPHLWILDIMMPDIDGYELLRLIREKSNVPIIFISARDQDVDKIIGLELGSDDYLAKPFLPRELVIRAKKLLQRTYEKPGATASSTQTFQDWVTVDPYMISEKGRQVKEGDELIDLTTKEFELIVYLLHNQGLALNREQILTSIWGEDYIGSDRAVDDLVKRIRKKMPKFPLETVYGFGYRMTRI, from the coding sequence ATGAATACCCCCTACCTCGTCTATCTGGTGGACGATGAAACGAACCTGTTGGAGCTCTTGCAATCGTATTTGCAAAGTGCTGGATTGCAGGTGAAAGCGTTTTCTAATGGCAAGGACGTCTTGCCGTTACTTGATGAAGAAACACAGCCGCATTTGTGGATATTGGATATCATGATGCCTGACATCGACGGCTATGAGCTCTTGCGTCTTATCCGCGAAAAGTCGAATGTCCCGATCATCTTCATCTCCGCTCGCGATCAGGATGTCGATAAAATCATCGGATTGGAACTGGGCAGCGACGACTATTTGGCGAAGCCTTTTCTCCCTCGCGAACTGGTCATCCGTGCGAAAAAGCTGCTACAGCGCACTTATGAGAAGCCCGGTGCTACTGCTTCCTCTACCCAAACTTTCCAAGATTGGGTAACAGTTGATCCTTATATGATCTCAGAAAAAGGCAGACAAGTAAAAGAAGGCGACGAACTCATTGATTTAACCACAAAAGAATTCGAGCTCATCGTCTACCTTTTGCACAATCAAGGCTTGGCCTTGAATCGCGAGCAAATTCTGACCTCCATCTGGGGAGAAGACTACATCGGCTCAGACAGAGCTGTCGATGACTTGGTGAAGCGCATCCGCAAGAAAATGCCCAAGTTTCCATTGGAGACGGTCTATGGCTTCGGCTACCGAATGACGCGTATATGA